The Corallococcus caeni region GACCCGCGCCCTCCCCGCCCGCTGGGGACGGTGGGAGGGCAGGGCGGCGCGCTCAGCCCTCGGCGGAAGGAGGGGAGCGGGGGGCGGCCGCGGCGTCCTCCATGGGGGCGGAGAGGCCGCCCAGCTCCTCGGCGAGCGCGGTGAGCACTTCCTGGGTGAAGACGATGCGGTCGCGGGGCATGCGGGCGAGCACGCGCTGCACGGCGGACTCGACGGTGCCCTCGGACGGGATGTCCAGCGCGCGGCCGGTGTCGGTGAGCGCGAAGAGGGCCTTGCGGCCGTCGAGCGGATCCGACTTGCGCTCCAGCAGGCCTCGCTTCTCCAGGCGCTTGAGCACCCCCGTGAGGGTGCTGGGGTGCACGTGGAGGATGTTGGCGAGCGTGCCGGCGGTGATGCCCGGGAAGCGCCCGACCAGCCGGATGACCAGCCGCTGCGGGCCGGTGAGCCCCAGCGTGGACTCCATCCGCTTGGACGTGGACTGCAGGCCATGGTCCACGGCCCACAGGAGGCGCATGAACTCCAGCACCTCGCCCAGCTGCTGGTGCGATCCCCGGGACTTGCTGCCCTCCGGGCCTGCCATCGACTCCGGGGCGTGTGTGTCCTTCATGGGCGCATCCTCCTTCAACTCCGGCCTCCCTGTCTTTCCGATGTGTTCCAAAGGTTGGGCGTGTCCTACCGCGTCGGCCTGTGGGTTCCAGCAAAATCCGGAAGGGGTGCTCGCGGCTGGACGGGGACGCCCGCCCGGAGGCCTTGGAAGGCGGCGACAAGGGCCGCCCCCCGGGCATGCCGGAGCCCGGGGGGGACCCTCATGAGCCTGACTCAAACCGTGGATTTCATGGGTTCGTGACGCTTCCCTCCCTTCCCGGCGGCGACCCGGCGGGGACCTGCTCCACCTTGAGCGTCGTGGGGCCGCTGAGGGCCAGGTGGGCCCTCAGCTTGAGGAACTTCTTCTTGCCGAAGCCCTTGACCCGGACCAGCTCCTCGACGCGACCGAAGGGCCGCTTCTTGCGGTGCTCGAGGATGCGCTGCGCCGCCTTCTCACCCACGCCCGGCAGCAGGTCCAGCTCCGCCGCCGTGGCTTCGTTCAAGTTGACCACCCCCACGTATTGCGTGCGCGAGCTGGCGGCCTCCGCACGCCCCGCTCCCATCAGCACGCAGCCCAACACCCACGCCCAGGCCCACTTCACGAGTGGCCCCCCACGCCCGTCTCCGTCCCCGCGTCGCCCGCGAAGCGTCCGCCCGCCGCCGTGTCGCGCTTCTCCGCCGCCTCGCGCACGTGCAGCTTCCCGTCGAGGGGCAGCACGTCCAGCAGCACGTTGAGCGAACCGTCCTTGTTCACGAACGCGCTGCCGGCGCGCACCCAGATGCTTCCGCCCTTGCCCTCGCGGATGGAGAACACCGCCAACCGCTTCCCCGCCATCAGCATCGACACGCTTCCCCCTTCAGAATCCCGCGCCACCACGGCCGGGGCACCTCGCTGGCTCGACCGCCTGAGGTCGCGTCGGGGCATGAGCAGTCCGCGTGCCAGCGGCGTGCTCCTCTGAGGTCGCGTCAGTGCACCGTGCGGCGGTGCGCGCGGCGTCCACGCACGGGGATGGGCGTGGATGCTCCAGCGCGTGTCTTGCGCGGTGAGAGACGTGGCCTGCCGAGAACGCACCGAGCTTCTGGGCTCGCATCAGGCAGTGGGGCCGGTCGAGTCGGGCGCGGCGGCACCGGTGCTGCATGGCGTTGGAGCAGTGGGGCTTTGACCTCTGACCGCGACACCTTTCCAGGAACCGCCATGAAGATGTCGCGCAAGAGGGGAGGCAGTACCGTAGGGACGCCTGAACGCTCGCGCGAACTGCTTGTTGTCGCGCCCGGCGACCAAGAGGTTTCAATGCTCGTCCACGACCTCAGTTCAATGATCGAGGCGGCTCGCCAGCAGGTCGCGGTCACCGCGAACGCCACGCTCACGACGCTGTACTGGCAAATAGGACATCGCGTCCTCACCGAGGTGACGGGTGGGCAGCGCGCGGAATACGGTGGCCAGATTGTCTCCGCAGTGGGGAGACAATTGGAGGCCCGCTACGGACGTGGCTTCGGCGAGAAGAACCTGCGCCGGATGGTGCAGTTCGCCACCGTGTTTCCCGACGCGGAGATTGTCGCAGCACTGCTGCGACAATTGGGGTGGACCCACTTCACCCTGCTGATTCCGCTCAGCGACCCGCTAAAGCGCGAGTTCTACGCCGAGATGTGCCGCGTCGAGCGATGGAGCACGCGCGAGCTGCGCCAGAAGATCGACAGCATGCTCTTCGAGCGCACGGCACTCTCCAAGAAGCCGGAGGAGTTCATTCGCGGGGAGCTCGCGGCGCTCCGCGAGAAGGGCGAACTCACGCCGACGCTCGTGTTCCAAGACCCATACATGCTCGATTTCCTCGAGCTCTCCGACACCTACAGTGAGAAGGATCTCGAGTCAGCCATCCTCCGCGAGATCGAGCGCTTCCTCCTCGAACTCGGAGTGGGCTTCGCCTTTGTCGAACGTCAGAAGCGCATCACTCTCGACGGCGACGACTACTACCTCGACCTGCTCTTCTTCCATCGGCGCATGCGAAGGCTCGTCGCCATCGAACTGAAGATCGGCGACTTCAAGCCCGCGGACTCCGGCCAGATGGAGCTCTACCTGCGGTGGCTCGATCGACACGAACGCCAGCCTGCCAAGCAGGCTCCGCTCGGAATCATCCTATGCGCGGGCAAGAAGCGCGAGACGGTCGAATACCTCGACCTCGACGCGCGTGGAATCCATGTCGCCGAGTACCTGACTGAATTGCCTCCGCGTGAGGTCCTCCAGGAACGCCTCCACCGTGCCATCGAGTCCGCGCGTGCAAGGCTCGAAATCAGGACAGGGGTCGATGTGGACGCAGCTTCGAGCACGCCGGCCGCGGCGACTCGAGGCCCGAAGCGGAAGCCCAAGGGGAGGAAGTGAAGGGCTCCAAGGTCACACGGCCCGCGCCTTGACGGGCCTGGGGTGACCTCCTGGAAGGACCGTGCCCTTGGGTGCCCAGGCCGGGCCTTCAAGAGGGAAGCCGGTGCGAGTCCTGGGCGGTCTGGCCGTCATCCGGAAAGAGTCTCAGCGCTCGCTGTCGAGCAGCTTCATCTGCTGCTCGGGGTAGCGGGTGCCGGCGATCGCCTCCTTGGGGAGGATGGCCTCGACGGCGGCCACGTCGTCGGACGACAGGGGCTTGTCGAGCGCGCCGAGCACGTCGAGCAGCTGTTTGCGCGTGCGTGCGCCGACCACGGGCACGAGCGCCGGTTGCTTCGCCAGCACCCACGCCACGGAGAGCTGCGCGGGCGTCATCCCGCGCTCCGCGGCGTATGCGTGGAAACGCGCGACGGCCGCTGCGTTGCGTTGGCCCGCCTCGCCACCAAAGCGGGGGTAGTGCAGGCGGACACCTTCCGCCTTCGCTCCCGTCAGCAGGCCGCGGGAGAGCACGCCGTACAGGGTCGCGCTCATGCCAAGCTCGGCGAGCGTGGGGAAGAGGGTCTTCTCCGGCTCGCGCGTGATGAGCGCGTACTCGATTTGAAGGTCGCTCAAGGGGTGCACCTTCGCCGCGCGGCGGATCGTCTCGGCACCCACCTCGGAGAGCCCGATGTTCCGCACGTAGCCGCCCTTCACCAACTCGGCGATCGCGCCCACTGTGTCTTCGATCGGCACGTTCGGGTCCAGCCGGGCGGGGCGATAGACGTCGAGGTAGTCGACGCCGAGCCGCCGCAAGCTGTACGTGACGAAGTTCTTCACCGCCGAGGGGCGCCCGTCGAAGCCCACGAAGGCGCCGTCCGGCCCCCGCATGGCTCCGAACTTCACCGAGAGCTGCACCTTGTCGCGCTGGCCCTCGATGGCGCGGCGAATGAGCAGTTCGTTGTGCCCGCTGGCGTAGAAGTCGGCGGTATCGAGCAGCGTCACGCCGCGCTCGATGGCCTCGCGGAGGGTGGCGACACTCTCGTTCTCATCGGACGGTCCGTACGCTCCGGACATGCCCATGCAGCCGAGGGCAATGGGAAACACCTGCGGGCCTGTCCTACCGAGTTGCGTCGTGCGGTGGGTGGGAGTCATGGCTTCCTCTCGTCCAACGGCTGGGCTATACGGAACATTGTTCCGGTCTGAATGGAGATATGCGGAACGTTGTTCCGTTTGTCAAGGCGATGAAGAAAACCAACAGAGCGGATGCCCAGCGCAACCTCGACGCGCTGCTCGAGGCGGCGAAGGCCGTGTTCGCCGAATCCGGAGTCGACGCGCCGGTACGCGAGATCGCGAGTCGCGCGGGCGTCGGCATCGCGACGGTGTATCGGCACTTTCCCCAGCGGGCTGATCTGATCGCCGCCGTGTACCGGCGCGAAATCGACGCATGCGCGGCCGAGGCCCAGGTGCTGGCACGCGAGCATGAGCCGTTCGAAGCGCTGACGCGGTGGCTTCATCGATTCACGAGCCTGATCGCCACCAAGCGAGGGCTTGCCGCGTCGCTCAATGCCCAGGATCCGGCGTATCAGGCGGTGCCGGCGTATTTCCGGGAGCACCTGGAGCCTGCGCTCCAGTCGCTGCTCGGCGCGGCGGCCGCGGCGGGTCAGGTGCGCAAGGACGTCGACGCGTACGAACTCCTGCGGGGCATAGGGAGTCTCTGCATTCCTGTCTCGGAGGTCGGCCCGGGCTACACCCGGAGAATGGTCGACCTGCTCATCGACGGACTGCGCTACGGCGCACGGCCCGCGCCTTGACGGGCCTGGGGTGACCTCCTAGAAGGGCCGGGCCCTTGGGTGCCCATGCCGGGCCTTCAAGAGGGAAGCCGGTGCGAGTCCGGCGCGGTCCCGCCACTGTGAACGGGTTGCCCTGAGGTCCAGGGCCGGAAGCCTCGGCTGTCACCACTTTCGCGTCAGCGGATGCGAAGGGAAGGTGGAGGGTTCCTTCCAGAAGGGCGCAGCGTGCGCCCACGTCTGGAGCCTGTCAGCCAGGAGACCTGCCCAGGGGTGCGGCAGCGGTGCTGCCGTCAAGCCTTCTCTCTTCGACGGAGGGAGCGGAAGGCGGAGCATGTGGCGCTCGCTTCTCGCCCGGACCGTCGTCGGTCTGGTGCTCAGCTTCCAGGGACGGGCCCAGGCCGGGCACGAGCCTCCTGCGCCCGACGAGCCGCCCCTCCCTGAGTTCGTCCTCCCCACCGTGGAGGTCATCGGCAAGGACGTCCCCGGGACTCCCGTCGACTCCGCCCAACGCCGTGACCCCACCGGCGCCATCACCGTCATCGACGCCCGTGAGCGCGCGGGGGAAGCACGCGACACGGCGGAGCTGCTCGGCGGATCCGCGAGCCTCGTGGTGCAGGACTCCGGCGGCTACGGCCAGAGCAAGAGCCTCGTGGTGCGCGGCGCGTCGTCCAATGGCGTGCTCGTGTTCCTGGATGGCATTCCGCTCAACGGCGCGGGCGGCGTCGCGGACCTGTCGCTCATCCCCGTCGCGCTGCTGGAGCGCATGGAGATCCTCCGCGGCGCGGCCGGAGCCCGCTACGGCGCGGGCGGGCTGGGCGGCGCGGTCAACCTCGTCACCCGCGCGCCTTCGTCGCGGCTGCTCTCCAGCGGCGAGGTCACCTACGGCAGCTTCGAGACCGTGATGGCCCACGTCGCCGCGTCGGGCGCGCTGCTCGACGGCCAGGCGCTGGTGCTGCTGCACGGTGGCCGCTCGCAGGGGGACTACAGCTACCGCGTCGACGAGCTGCCCGCGTTGGACGACAACCCGCTCACGCAGGAGGTGCGCACCCGCAATGACGCTCGTGGTGGCGGCGCGCTCCTGAAGTACCGGCACGGCCTGGACGGTGGCGGACGCGTGGACGTGCTGGCGGAGCTGTCCCTGGAGGACCGCGCGCTCGCGGGCACCGTGCAGAACCCCACCGTGTCCCGCCGCCAGGACCAGACGCGCCTGTCATTGGGCGCTCGCTGGGGACGGCCCTTCGGCGACACGGGCGAGGGCAGTGCTCGAGGCTTCTTCCGCCGCGACTGGCTGGACGTCACCGGCGGCACCACCGGCGTGGACTCCGGCGCGCAGCACTACACCGTGGGCGGCGTGGAGGTGGAGGGCCGCGCGGTGCTGGGACGCAACGCGCTCGCGGTCACGCTGGCTGGGTCTTCGGAGTCGGTCACGCAGGCGGTGGGTGGCCAGGCCGCGTCGTGGTGGCGCGCGAGCGTCATGGCCATGGACGAGCTGTCCCTGTTCTCCGAGCACCTGAAGCTGGTGCCTTCGCTGCGCGTGGAGCGCGTGGGGCACTACTCGCTCCTGTCGCCCAAGCTGGGCGCGAGCGTGGACCTGGGCCACGGCTTCGGCGTGCGCGCGAACGCGGGCCAGTCCCACCGCGCACCGTCGTTCCTGGAGCTCTACATCCGTCAGGGCCTGCTGCTCCCCAACCCGGAGCTCAAGCCCGAGCGCGCCCTGTCCGTGGACGCCGCGGCCCTGTGGCGCAACGACGTGTGGAGCGTCACCGCGGGCGGCTTCGCGGCGGTGTACGAGAACCTCATCGCCTACGAGCTTTACCCGCCCAACCTGGCCAGGCCCTACAACTTCGCCGCCGCTCGCGTGTGGGGCGCGGAGATGGAGGTGGAGGTCCGTCCTCGCGCGTGGCTCACCGCCACCAGCAGCCATGCGTGGACCCGCACGCAGAACCGCTACGGCGACCCTCGCTACTTCGGGAAGGAGCTGCCGTACCGGCCGCGTCACAAGTGGGTGGGGCGGCTGCGCGTGGGACCGGACTGGCTCAACGGTCGCACGGAGGTGCTCGTCCAGTCCGCGCAGTTGATCAACCGCGTCGGTGAGGCGCGCCTGTCCCTGCCTTCGCGCACCTGGGTGAGCGTGGGGGCCTCCAGCACCTTCCTGCACAAGCCCGACCTCACCGTGTCGTTCGACGTGAAGAACCTGCTCGATGCGCGGACCGCCGACTACACCGGCATGCCGCTGCCCGGCCGCGCCGCCTACGTCACGCTCTCCGTGGCGCTCGACCCTTCTCCCCCCGAGGCCTCCCATGTCGCGTCCCCTCCTTGATGCGCGGCTCGCGCTGCTGCTGTCGGTCCTGGCGGCGGTGGTCCTCACCGGCTGTCCGGAGGAGAAGGTCCTGTGCACGTCCGGCCTGAATGTCTGCGGCGCGGAATGCGTGGACCTCCAGGGCGACCCTTCGAACTGCGGCGCGTGTGGCGCGGCCTGCGGGGCAGGGGAGACGTGTCAGGCGGGCGTGTGTGGCTGCCAGCCGGGCACGGACGTCTGTGGTGATGCGTGCGTCGCGCTCGCGAGTGATGCGCTGAATTGTGGCGCTTGCGGCGCCGCGTGTCCTTCCGGCCAGGTGTGTGAGTCCGGCACCTGCCGCGAGGGCTGCTCCGCCGGTGCCGAGCGGTGCGGGGACAGCTGCGTCGTCCTCACGAATGATCCGCTCAACTGCGGCGCTTGCGGCGCGGTGTGCCCGGACGTGCAGTCCTGCCACGCGGGCCGGTGCATGTATGACGTGGTGACGGCCTGCTTCACCAACGGGCAGCTCGTCGGCATCCAGGCGGGGACGGACCGGATGGGGCCCCGGCGGCAGTTCGGCTCGGGCGTGCAGGCGCTGGCGGCGTGGGATGGCGTAGTGCTGGCGGCGGACGCGGCGCGCTCCGTGTTGTCGCAGGCTCCGGCGGGTGCGCTGGGGACGATGGTGGAAGAGGACTCGCTGGGCGCGGTGGCCGCTTCGCCCAATGACATCCTCGTGGCCCCTCCGTATGTGTATGTCCTCGACTCGGTGAACAACACGCTCCAGGTGCTCAAGCGGGAAGGGGCCGCGCAGGGCGGTGGGCTGGGATTGCGCACGGTGGGGCAGGTGAACCTGGGCGCGAACACCAGCCCGCAGGTCCTCACGAAGCGCGGCGACACGCTCTACATCCCGCTGTTCGGCACGGCCGGCTCCGACTTCCGGCAGGGCAATGCCGTGGCTCGCGTCAACGTGAGCGACCCGGAGCACCCCCGGCTCGTGGACACCGTCGCGCTCACCGGCCTGGACCTGAAGTCCTTCGACGGCGGGACGACGATGGCGCTGCCGTACGCGGCGGTGTCGGTGGACGCGGGAGTGTACGTGGCGCTCACCAACCTGAACCCCGCGAATGACTACCTGCCCAATGGCCCCGGGATGCTCGCGCGCATCGACCCGGCGGATGGCGGGGTGAAGGCCATCGACCTGGGCGCGAAGGACTGCCTCAACGCGGGCGACGTGCAGGCCGTGGGCGACCAGCTGGTGGTGAGCTGCCTGGGCGAGGCGGTGTTCGACACCGCGGGCGGCTACCGCGCGAAGGCCGTGCGCGCCACGGGGCTGGTGCTGGTGAAGGATGACAAGCCCGTGTCGTCGTATGCGCTGTCGCCGGGCTGCACCGGGGGGCCGGAGAACGGCTGTGACCTCGCGGTGGGCGGGCGGCTCGCGGTGGTGGGCAATGCCGTGTACGTCACGGACGTGAACGCGGGCCGCGTGTTCGTGGTGGAGGTGCGCGACGGCCGGCTCGTCGAGCGGCGCGGCAACTCCACGCCGGAGGCGAAGGGCCCCGCGCTGGATGCATGTCCGGTGGATGCTCGGCGCGGGGTGTCCAACGCCATCGACATCACCGCAGTGCCTTGAAGCGTTGCATTGACAAGCCTTGCCGTCCGCCATACTCCAGCGCGCGTCGTTGGTACGCCGCATCCGCACGATGTGGCGTTTAAAGGGAACCCGGTGTGAATCCGGGACTGCCCCGCAGCGGTGAGCAGGAACGAACGCCGTCCTCGCAAGCACTGGCCCTTCATTGGGCTGGGAAGCGACGGCCAGTAGGTGGGTGACCCGATGAGGGCTTCCCGCGCCTGTGAGTCCGAAGACCTGCCACGACCCATGCCCCCGGGCATGGCCAGACCGGAGCCTCCGAGGGGAGGTGACGGAGGTCTTCCGCTCGCGCGGCGTGTCGTGTCCTGACGTGTCCCTCGTTCGCGGTCCGCTCTCCGTCCATGCCCCTTGGATTCACCTCGCCCGTGGGGGCGATGCAAGGGAGCAGTCGCGGATGAAGACAGAGCGGATGATGACGGGGCGGGGACTCCAGGGCTTCGCGTGGGTGCTGACGACCCTCGCGATGGCGCTGGGCAGCACCGGTTGCGGCGATGCGTGCGTCGATGATTTCGACTGCCGCGACCAGGGCACCCCCGCCGAGGGACAGCGCTACGCCTGCGTCGAGAACCGTTGCGAGCTGACGTCCAACCCCGTGCCTGATGCGGGCACCGGGAGCGATGCCGGCACGAGCACGGACGCGGGGACGACGACCGACGCGGGCTCGACGGTGGATGCGGGAACAGACGCGGGCACGAGCACGGATGCGGGGACGACCACCGACGCAGGCACTGGCACCGACGCGGGCACGGGCGGTGATGCAGGCACGGCGGCGGACGCGGGCACTGGCACCGATGCAGGTACATCCACCGACGCCGGTTCAGACACGGATGCAGGCACGGACACGGATGCAGGCACGGACACCGACGCCGGAACGGATCCGTGCGCGAGCGCCACGTACGACCCGAAGCTGGGCACGCTCCAGCTCCAGACGGGCTTCGTGGCGGGTGAGTCCGCGCCGCTGCCCGGGGCCGCGGGTCCGGTGGGCGTGACTCCTGGCCCCACGTATTCGCTCTACACGGTGGTGTCGGAGGGCTACGTCGGCCCGCATGCGCTGTACTCACTGGGCACGTGGCCCCAGGTGTCGCTGGGCGCGACGCCGCTGTTCGACGTGGCCGCTCCCTCCGACCGGGGCCCCTCCGCCGCGCTCTTCCTCAGCCCCTTCGTGGAGACGGATGGCCAGCGCGTCCTCACCGGCTACACGAAGTCCGGCGGGGGCTTCCCCGGCTCCGTGGGCGTGTATGACAGCGCCGCGCCGTCCGCTCCCACCTACGTCTCCGCCCCGAGCAACTTCTCCGCGGGCGTCGTGCCGGGCGCGTTCCTCGTCAACGGCGGCGGGCTCGGCACGGTGTCTGCCGGCCTGGGCATCTACGCGCTGAAGACGGACACGTTTACCGCGCTGAAGGTGGGCACGCTGCCTCCGGAGACGGGCGGCAGTGGCTTCACCGCCGTGTCCACCAACGGCGTCGCGATGCTCGGCTACTTCTCCGACGAGACCTTCCTCAACGAGGGCCGCGCGGTAGGCCCCGCGACCATCGCCCAGGCGCTCACCTCCGGCACGCCGTTCGACGTGGCGGCCGCGCCCGCGCTCGACGTGGGCTCCAACTTCGTCGCCGCCTCCGGCCACGGCGAGGGCGTGTCGGTGCTTCGCGGCGACTACGTTCCTCCGAACTACAACTTCGCCGGCACGGACATCTCGCGCTTCGCCTTCACCGTGACGGATGCCGGAGCGACCGTGACCATCGGCGCCCGTCAGCCGGTCCTCGTCTACGTGGACCAGTGCACGAGCGTGACCGGGCTGACCTCCCTCGGCACGGACCTGCTCGTCGGCGTGGATGACAAGAACGGCACGCGCCTGGTGCGCATCCAGCAGGCCCCGCAGGCCCGGTGAGGACGCCCATGACGACCTTTCTTCAGAAGTCGTTCGCGCTGGGCTTCACCGCGCTGCTGGCCGTGGCGTGCGGTGGCGAGGACTGGCAGGACTCCGCCCGGGGACAGCCACTCGTAGGCGATGCGTTCGCGGACCGCATCGTGTCCTTCTCGCCGGGCACCGGCGCCGGGTTCGGCCAGGCCCAGTTGCCGGGCATCGTGCTGGGCGCTCCGCAAGGGGCCGGCGCGGGGTCTGGCTCGCTGGACGTGCTGTCGCTCGGGTTCAACGGCGTCATCGTCCTGGAGTTCACCGACATCGCGGTGACGGACGGGCCGGGCGTGGACCTGCTCGTCTTCGAGAACGCGTTCATCAAGCCCAGCGGCAATCCGTTCGCGGAGACGGGCGTGGTGGCCGTCAGCGACGACGGCGTCAGCTGGCACGAGTTCCCGTGCGCGTCCTCGGACGCGGCGAACAACTACCCGGGCTGCGCGGGCGTCACGCCCGTGTACTCGAGCTCCGCCAATGGCAGCTCGCCCACCGACCCGGCCGTGGCGGGCGGGGACGGCTTCGACCTGGCGGACGTGGGCCTCACCCGCGCCCGCTTCGTGCGCATCCGCGACTCCGGCGCCAACGGCTACGCGGGCACCAGCGGCGGCTTCGACCTGGATGCCGTCGCCGTGGTGAACGGCGTGCAGTTGCCGTAGTCGCGCCGCGAGCACCGGGGCCGTTCTCCAGCGGACGGTCCCGGCGGTCTCGCGCGCCCATACGGTGTGTCCGGGCCGCGCGAGGCTTCCGGGGTGGGGGTTGCGGCATTACATGCGCGCTGTCCCTCCCCCGGATGTGCCTCCATGAACCGTCGTCTCGCTTCCCTCCTCGTGCTGCTGGGCGTCCTGCTCGGCGCGGCCGCCACCTTCCTCGTGCCTTCGGCGGTCTGGGCCCAGACGTCGCGCACCCGGGCCGCGCCACCGAAGGAAGCGCCTCCGCCTCCGCCCGCGCCTCCGCCGGCACCCGCGTACGAGTACACCTTCCTCAAGCGCGAGGGCCCGGACGAGGACCTCGTGGAGCTCCAGCGCCTGGGCGGGGAGGGCTGGCGGGTGGTGTCCACCGTCGTCGTGGATGGCAGCACGCGGCGCTACGTGCTGATGCGTGACCGACGCGCGGAGCCCGCGCCGCATTGACTTTGCCTCGGGGCCGCCATAGTCCCGCCCCGTCATCGATGTCTTCACGCCATGGGGCGTGAGGGCTTCCAGGGAACCCGGTGTGAGTCCGGGACTGCCCCGCAGCGGTGAGCAGGAGCGGCGTTCACACGAACCCCGTTCCCGCGAGTCCGAAGACCTGGCGATGATCCGGTGTCCTCCCCACGGAGGACCTGGCGACAGACCGGAACCTCCGCGGGGAGCTGACGGCGAAGGCAGGCCTCCAGGGCGCGACATGCGCCTGGGGGTCCGGTGCCTCGCGTCCGTGCCGCCCTCCGCCAGGGGAATGCCTTCTTCCGCCAGCGTGCGGGAAGGCCAGGAGCGAGGACGCGATGCGGACCGACATGAAGCGGATGGGCACGAAGGGCCAGCGCGCGGCGCTGATGGGCGCCCTGCTGGCGGTGGTGCTGGGCGGCACGGGCTGCGGCGAGGAGTGCGTGGACGCCTTCGACTGCCGCGACAAGGGCACGCCCCCGGAGGGCCAGGTCTGGTCCTGCGTCGAGCAGAAGTGCACCCAGGTCACCATCTCCCTCGGGGAGGATGACGCGGGCACCGATGCCGGCACCGGCACGGACGCGGGCACCGGCAACGACGGTGGCACCGGGACGGATGCGGGCACGGACGGTGGCACCGGCACGGACGGTGGCACCGGCACGGACGGCGGCACGGCCTCTTGCGGCCCGCTGCCTCGCGAGTCGGTGCTGGGCACGCTCCAGCTCCAGACGGGCTTCAGCGTCGGGGAGTCCGCGCCCCTGTCCACGGAGGTGATCGCGGTGGTGTCCACGCCCGGTCCCACGTACTCGCTCTTCGGGCTGCGCCAGACGGCCACGGGCCGCGACGTCTTCTCGCTGGGCACCTGGCCGGACGTGATGCTGGGAAGCTCGGCGCTCGACACGGTGCTGGCGCCCGCGGACCGCTCCAACGCGGCCGGCACCTTCCCGTCCTACTTCCTGGCCCATGACGGCACGCGCCTGCTCGCGGGCTACACGAAGAGCGGCTTCCCCGCCCCGGGCTCCGTCGCGGTGGTGGATGCGGCCGCGCGAGCCGCGACGGACTACCTCAACGCGCCGGACAACTACACCGCCGTGGGCACCACGGACGCGTTCTTCATCAATGGCGGCGGCCTGGACACGGTGTCGGAGGGCAAGGGCATCTACGCGCTGGTGACCTCCGCCAAGCCCTACGCCGCGGTGAAGGTGGTGGACTTCCCGGCGCAGGTGGGCGCCAGCGGCTTCTCCGCCATCGCGAGCAACAACATCACGGTGTTCGGCTACGCGCTGCCGGACACGTACGTGAACGTGGCCTACGCCGTGGCCTACGCGAAGCTGGGCGAGGCGCTGGCCTCGCGCACGCCGGTGGTGCTCACGGACGAGCCGAAGGTGGACGTGGGCACGGACTTCAACGCCGCCGCGGGCTTCGGCAACGGCGTGGCGATGGCGCGCGGCGCCTACGGTGCCTCCTTCAACTTCGAGGTCACCGACGTGTCGCGCTTCTCGCTCACCCCGGGCCTGGGCGGTGGCCAGCCCATCAGCGTGGGCACCCGCGAGCCGGTGCTCACCGCCACGGACGCGTGCACGAGCGTGAACCTGCTGTCGTCGCTGGGCTCGGACCTGCTCGTGGGCGTGACGGACGTCAACGGCCGCCGCCTCGTGCGCATCCGGCAGGGCCAGTGATGAAGCGCCCGCTGCTCGCGCTCGGCGCGCTGCTGGCCCTGGGCGCGTGCACGGGCGACTCCGAACCCGTCCCCATGCCTGATGGTGAAGTCCTGGACGCCGGCACCGCGGATGCCGGCGTCCCCGACGCGGGGACGGAGGCCGACGCGGGGACGGACGCCGACGCGGG contains the following coding sequences:
- a CDS encoding MarR family winged helix-turn-helix transcriptional regulator, whose amino-acid sequence is MAGPEGSKSRGSHQQLGEVLEFMRLLWAVDHGLQSTSKRMESTLGLTGPQRLVIRLVGRFPGITAGTLANILHVHPSTLTGVLKRLEKRGLLERKSDPLDGRKALFALTDTGRALDIPSEGTVESAVQRVLARMPRDRIVFTQEVLTALAEELGGLSAPMEDAAAAPRSPPSAEG
- a CDS encoding ComEA family DNA-binding protein translates to MGAGRAEAASSRTQYVGVVNLNEATAAELDLLPGVGEKAAQRILEHRKKRPFGRVEELVRVKGFGKKKFLKLRAHLALSGPTTLKVEQVPAGSPPGREGSVTNP
- a CDS encoding PDDEXK nuclease domain-containing protein, which gives rise to MKMSRKRGGSTVGTPERSRELLVVAPGDQEVSMLVHDLSSMIEAARQQVAVTANATLTTLYWQIGHRVLTEVTGGQRAEYGGQIVSAVGRQLEARYGRGFGEKNLRRMVQFATVFPDAEIVAALLRQLGWTHFTLLIPLSDPLKREFYAEMCRVERWSTRELRQKIDSMLFERTALSKKPEEFIRGELAALREKGELTPTLVFQDPYMLDFLELSDTYSEKDLESAILREIERFLLELGVGFAFVERQKRITLDGDDYYLDLLFFHRRMRRLVAIELKIGDFKPADSGQMELYLRWLDRHERQPAKQAPLGIILCAGKKRETVEYLDLDARGIHVAEYLTELPPREVLQERLHRAIESARARLEIRTGVDVDAASSTPAAATRGPKRKPKGRK
- a CDS encoding aldo/keto reductase, which translates into the protein MTPTHRTTQLGRTGPQVFPIALGCMGMSGAYGPSDENESVATLREAIERGVTLLDTADFYASGHNELLIRRAIEGQRDKVQLSVKFGAMRGPDGAFVGFDGRPSAVKNFVTYSLRRLGVDYLDVYRPARLDPNVPIEDTVGAIAELVKGGYVRNIGLSEVGAETIRRAAKVHPLSDLQIEYALITREPEKTLFPTLAELGMSATLYGVLSRGLLTGAKAEGVRLHYPRFGGEAGQRNAAAVARFHAYAAERGMTPAQLSVAWVLAKQPALVPVVGARTRKQLLDVLGALDKPLSSDDVAAVEAILPKEAIAGTRYPEQQMKLLDSER
- a CDS encoding TetR/AcrR family transcriptional regulator, which translates into the protein MRNVVPFVKAMKKTNRADAQRNLDALLEAAKAVFAESGVDAPVREIASRAGVGIATVYRHFPQRADLIAAVYRREIDACAAEAQVLAREHEPFEALTRWLHRFTSLIATKRGLAASLNAQDPAYQAVPAYFREHLEPALQSLLGAAAAAGQVRKDVDAYELLRGIGSLCIPVSEVGPGYTRRMVDLLIDGLRYGARPAP
- a CDS encoding TonB-dependent receptor plug domain-containing protein, translated to MWRSLLARTVVGLVLSFQGRAQAGHEPPAPDEPPLPEFVLPTVEVIGKDVPGTPVDSAQRRDPTGAITVIDARERAGEARDTAELLGGSASLVVQDSGGYGQSKSLVVRGASSNGVLVFLDGIPLNGAGGVADLSLIPVALLERMEILRGAAGARYGAGGLGGAVNLVTRAPSSRLLSSGEVTYGSFETVMAHVAASGALLDGQALVLLHGGRSQGDYSYRVDELPALDDNPLTQEVRTRNDARGGGALLKYRHGLDGGGRVDVLAELSLEDRALAGTVQNPTVSRRQDQTRLSLGARWGRPFGDTGEGSARGFFRRDWLDVTGGTTGVDSGAQHYTVGGVEVEGRAVLGRNALAVTLAGSSESVTQAVGGQAASWWRASVMAMDELSLFSEHLKLVPSLRVERVGHYSLLSPKLGASVDLGHGFGVRANAGQSHRAPSFLELYIRQGLLLPNPELKPERALSVDAAALWRNDVWSVTAGGFAAVYENLIAYELYPPNLARPYNFAAARVWGAEMEVEVRPRAWLTATSSHAWTRTQNRYGDPRYFGKELPYRPRHKWVGRLRVGPDWLNGRTEVLVQSAQLINRVGEARLSLPSRTWVSVGASSTFLHKPDLTVSFDVKNLLDARTADYTGMPLPGRAAYVTLSVALDPSPPEASHVASPP